A window from Actinomycetospora corticicola encodes these proteins:
- a CDS encoding (2Fe-2S)-binding protein yields the protein MARIRTTVDGLVYEDDVEPRMLLVQYLRERLGKTGTVIGCDTSNCGACTVHLDGLSVKSCSVLAVQANGSEVLTVEGLERDGQLHPVQQAFHDNHALQCGYCTPGMIMQSIDLLGDNPDPSEQEVREGIEGNLCRCTGYQNIVRAVQDAAQKMKPGASQAAPVGGGA from the coding sequence ATGGCACGCATCCGGACCACCGTCGACGGCCTCGTCTACGAGGACGACGTCGAGCCCCGCATGCTGCTCGTGCAGTACCTGAGGGAACGACTGGGCAAGACCGGCACGGTGATCGGCTGCGACACCAGCAACTGCGGTGCCTGCACCGTGCACCTGGACGGCCTCTCGGTGAAGTCCTGCTCCGTGCTGGCCGTGCAGGCCAACGGCAGCGAGGTGCTCACCGTCGAGGGGCTGGAGCGGGACGGTCAGCTCCACCCGGTCCAGCAGGCGTTCCACGACAACCACGCCCTGCAGTGCGGCTACTGCACGCCGGGCATGATCATGCAGTCGATCGACCTGCTCGGTGACAACCCGGACCCCTCCGAGCAGGAGGTCCGTGAGGGCATCGAGGGCAACCTCTGCCGCTGCACCGGATATCAGAACATCGTGCGGGCGGTGCAGGACGCGGCCCAGAAGATGAAGCCGGGTGCCTCGCAGGCCGCACCCGTCGGGGGAGGCGCCTGA
- a CDS encoding xanthine dehydrogenase family protein molybdopterin-binding subunit, protein MTTVENNAPAQEIGRDRRRKEDRRLITGRTRWTDNQVLTGLLHISIVRSPFAHAEIGSIDTSAAKQVPGVVAVYTASDIGADAVQLPCAWPITKDMKSPQRPALAGSRVNFAGEGVAVVVARTAAAAKDAAELVEVDYSELEPVLDMEEALKEGATLVHPELGTNENAQWVFDSGEAGSGGSAAEAIAAAEKADDQVVITRRFRQQRLVPVFMEPRSTVVDPTGEQLVMWSSTQVPHILKTMLALTLGLPEHKIRVIAPDVGGGFGGKIAVAPEEVVTLLVAQKLGKPVKWTETRSESLLTAHHGRDQIQDLTVAVTKDGVIKGLDVKLLADMGAYLGLVGPGVPILGAFMFNAIYKIPAYRFDCTNVFTTKTLTDAYRGAGRPEATFGIERMMDEVAVELGIEPMELRKRNWIKHEEFPYTTVSTLTYDTGNYEAATDQAMSMFDYDGLRREQEERRKRGDVKQLGIGISTFTEMCGLAPSRVLGSLDYGAGGWETASIRMLPTGKAEVVVGVSPHGQGHETAFSQIIADKLGIPFDDVEILHGDTQSSYRGLDTYGSRSLAVGGIAMVKAAEKVVEKAKPIAAHMLEASEDDIEFTAGKFSVKGTDKGVGIADVALAVFAAHDYPEGIEPDIDAHATFDPENFSYPHGTHLCAVEVDTETGFVQLHKYVCVDDVGTVINPLIVEGQIHGGLAQGIAQALFEDAPYDESGTLLSGTLVDYTLPSAADLINFDTANTSTPSTTNPLGVKGVGEAGTIASTPAVVNAVLDAVRQYGVKDIDMPTTPFRVWTAINSGKGTGTQADEANVASPGAGLGSMAKSDSVKNQGGAL, encoded by the coding sequence ATGACCACGGTCGAGAACAACGCACCTGCGCAGGAGATCGGGCGCGACCGGCGCCGCAAGGAGGACCGTCGGCTCATCACCGGGCGCACCCGGTGGACCGACAACCAGGTCCTCACCGGCCTGCTCCACATCTCCATCGTCCGCAGCCCCTTCGCCCACGCGGAGATCGGCAGCATCGACACCAGCGCCGCCAAGCAGGTCCCGGGCGTCGTCGCGGTCTACACCGCGTCCGACATCGGTGCCGACGCGGTGCAGCTGCCCTGCGCGTGGCCGATCACCAAGGACATGAAGTCCCCGCAGCGCCCCGCCCTGGCGGGGAGCCGGGTGAACTTCGCCGGCGAGGGCGTCGCCGTCGTCGTGGCCCGCACCGCGGCCGCCGCGAAGGACGCCGCCGAGCTGGTCGAGGTCGACTACTCCGAGCTCGAGCCGGTGCTCGACATGGAGGAGGCCCTCAAGGAGGGCGCGACCCTCGTCCACCCGGAGCTCGGCACCAACGAGAACGCCCAGTGGGTGTTCGACTCGGGCGAGGCCGGCTCGGGCGGGTCCGCGGCCGAGGCGATCGCCGCGGCGGAGAAGGCCGACGACCAGGTCGTCATCACGCGCCGCTTCCGCCAGCAGCGCCTCGTCCCGGTCTTCATGGAGCCGCGCTCCACGGTGGTCGACCCGACCGGCGAGCAGCTGGTCATGTGGTCCTCCACCCAGGTGCCGCACATCCTCAAGACGATGCTGGCGCTGACGCTCGGCCTGCCCGAGCACAAGATCCGCGTCATCGCCCCCGACGTGGGCGGCGGCTTCGGCGGCAAGATCGCCGTGGCGCCGGAGGAGGTCGTCACGCTGCTGGTGGCCCAGAAGCTGGGCAAGCCGGTGAAGTGGACCGAGACGCGCTCGGAGTCGCTGCTCACCGCGCACCACGGCCGCGACCAGATCCAGGACCTCACCGTCGCCGTCACGAAGGACGGCGTCATCAAGGGCCTGGACGTCAAGCTCCTCGCCGACATGGGCGCCTACCTCGGCCTCGTCGGGCCGGGCGTGCCGATCCTCGGCGCGTTCATGTTCAACGCGATCTACAAGATCCCGGCCTACCGGTTCGACTGCACCAACGTCTTCACCACCAAGACGCTCACCGACGCCTACCGCGGCGCCGGTCGTCCGGAGGCCACCTTCGGCATCGAGCGGATGATGGACGAGGTCGCCGTCGAGCTCGGGATCGAGCCGATGGAGCTGCGCAAGCGCAACTGGATCAAGCACGAGGAGTTCCCGTACACCACGGTCAGCACGCTGACCTACGACACGGGCAACTACGAGGCCGCGACCGACCAGGCCATGTCGATGTTCGACTACGACGGTCTGCGCCGGGAGCAGGAGGAGCGCCGCAAGCGCGGCGACGTCAAGCAGCTCGGCATCGGCATCTCGACCTTCACCGAGATGTGCGGGCTCGCCCCGTCGCGCGTGCTGGGCTCGCTCGACTACGGCGCCGGCGGCTGGGAGACCGCGTCCATCCGGATGCTGCCCACCGGCAAGGCCGAGGTCGTCGTCGGCGTCAGCCCGCACGGGCAGGGCCACGAGACCGCGTTCTCGCAGATCATCGCGGACAAGCTGGGCATCCCGTTCGACGACGTGGAGATCCTCCACGGGGACACCCAGTCGTCCTACCGCGGCCTCGACACCTACGGGTCGCGCTCGCTCGCGGTCGGCGGCATCGCGATGGTCAAGGCGGCCGAGAAGGTCGTCGAGAAGGCCAAGCCGATCGCCGCGCACATGCTCGAGGCGTCCGAGGACGACATCGAGTTCACGGCCGGCAAGTTCTCGGTCAAGGGCACCGACAAGGGCGTGGGCATCGCGGACGTGGCGCTCGCCGTGTTCGCCGCCCACGACTACCCGGAGGGCATCGAGCCCGACATCGACGCCCACGCGACGTTCGACCCGGAGAACTTCTCCTACCCGCACGGCACCCACCTGTGCGCGGTCGAGGTCGACACCGAGACGGGCTTCGTGCAGCTGCACAAGTACGTCTGCGTGGACGACGTGGGCACGGTGATCAACCCGCTGATCGTCGAGGGCCAGATCCACGGCGGTCTCGCGCAGGGCATCGCGCAGGCGCTGTTCGAGGACGCCCCGTACGACGAGTCCGGGACGCTGCTGTCGGGCACGCTGGTCGACTACACGCTGCCCTCGGCGGCCGACCTGATCAACTTCGACACGGCGAACACCTCGACGCCGTCGACGACCAACCCGCTGGGCGTCAAGGGCGTGGGCGAGGCGGGCACCATCGCCTCCACCCCCGCCGTCGTGAACGCCGTCCTCGACGCCGTGCGCCAGTACGGGGTCAAGGACATCGACATGCCGACCACGCCGTTCCGCGTGTGGACGGCGATCAACTCCGGCAAGGGCACCGGCACGCAGGCCGACGAGGCGAACGTCGCCTCGCCCGGCGCCGGCCTCGGCAGCATGGCCAAGAGTGACTCGGTGAAGAACCAGGGAGGCGCGCTGTGA
- a CDS encoding FAD binding domain-containing protein: MIPASFDYVRPTSVAEAVQALADGGDDAKILAGGQSFIPVLRLRMGDPSLVVDLGGIAELRGVREEGDKIVVGAMTTHHDVTRDDLLNQHVKLISEATKTVADFQVRHRGTLGGALAHADPAGDLAAPALALDAEFVIAGANGERTVAASDFFEDYFTTAIGPQEILTAIRFPKYTGWGARYEKFNRVAQAWSIVAVAATVKVEGGSITDARIGLTNMAGVPVRARGVESALVGQTMSEETVRAAAQAAAEGTSPTSDADAGSDYREHLAKVLTGRAVLAAAG; encoded by the coding sequence GTGATCCCCGCATCGTTCGACTACGTGCGGCCGACGTCCGTCGCCGAGGCCGTCCAGGCTCTCGCCGACGGCGGGGACGACGCGAAGATCCTGGCCGGCGGCCAGAGCTTCATCCCCGTCCTGCGGCTGCGCATGGGCGACCCCTCGCTCGTCGTCGACCTCGGCGGCATCGCCGAGCTCCGCGGCGTCCGCGAGGAGGGCGACAAGATCGTCGTCGGGGCCATGACGACCCACCACGACGTCACCCGCGACGACCTGCTGAACCAGCACGTGAAGCTGATCAGCGAGGCGACGAAGACGGTGGCCGACTTCCAGGTCCGCCACCGCGGGACCCTCGGCGGCGCCCTGGCGCACGCCGACCCGGCCGGTGACCTCGCGGCGCCCGCGCTCGCGCTGGACGCCGAGTTCGTCATCGCCGGCGCGAACGGCGAGCGCACCGTCGCCGCGTCGGACTTCTTCGAGGACTACTTCACGACGGCCATCGGCCCGCAGGAGATCCTCACCGCGATCCGCTTCCCGAAGTACACGGGCTGGGGCGCGCGGTACGAGAAGTTCAACCGCGTCGCGCAGGCGTGGTCGATCGTCGCCGTGGCCGCCACGGTCAAGGTCGAGGGCGGCTCCATCACCGACGCCCGCATCGGCCTGACCAACATGGCAGGTGTCCCCGTCCGGGCGCGGGGTGTCGAGTCGGCCCTCGTCGGGCAGACGATGAGCGAGGAGACGGTCCGCGCCGCGGCGCAGGCCGCCGCCGAGGGCACCAGCCCCACGTCGGACGCCGACGCCGGGTCGGACTACCGCGAGCACCTCGCGAAGGTCCTGACCGGGCGCGCGGTGCTCGCCGCGGCCGGCTGA
- a CDS encoding SRPBCC family protein, with the protein MQLENSFTVPVAIDTVYDAMNDPEKITPCFPGATLTSADGDDFTGTVKVKLGPISMTYKGKGTFVERDKSAHKIVVDAQGRDSRGNGTASAKATLTMSSEGPESTKVTVLTEMQVTGKPAQFGRGVMSDVGDKILGQFASCLADEFADAPAPEAAPASASSNGAAAPVSSGAEAVSGAATPVSHPASPAPVAAGSGAPEAAPMASTVAEARTQDDAAAKPGSNPSSGAGPRPVQSTPKPKRQQAEAIDLLDASSDALAKRLLPVAGGVGVLAIILLIIRFARR; encoded by the coding sequence ATGCAGCTCGAGAACTCCTTCACCGTGCCGGTCGCGATCGACACCGTGTACGACGCCATGAACGACCCGGAGAAGATCACCCCCTGCTTCCCGGGCGCCACGCTGACCTCCGCCGACGGTGACGACTTCACCGGCACCGTGAAGGTGAAGCTGGGCCCGATCTCGATGACCTACAAGGGCAAGGGCACCTTCGTCGAGCGCGACAAGAGCGCGCACAAGATCGTCGTCGACGCCCAGGGTCGCGACTCGCGCGGGAACGGCACCGCCTCGGCCAAGGCCACGCTGACGATGTCGTCGGAGGGCCCGGAGTCCACCAAGGTCACCGTGCTCACCGAGATGCAGGTGACCGGCAAGCCCGCGCAGTTCGGCCGCGGCGTCATGTCCGACGTCGGCGACAAGATCCTCGGGCAGTTCGCCTCGTGCCTGGCCGACGAGTTCGCCGACGCGCCCGCGCCGGAGGCCGCTCCGGCCTCCGCGTCGAGCAACGGCGCGGCCGCCCCGGTGTCCTCGGGCGCCGAGGCCGTGTCCGGCGCGGCCACCCCGGTGTCGCACCCGGCCAGCCCGGCCCCGGTCGCCGCCGGCTCGGGTGCCCCCGAGGCCGCCCCGATGGCGTCGACCGTCGCCGAGGCCCGCACGCAGGACGACGCCGCCGCCAAGCCGGGCTCCAACCCGTCGTCCGGCGCGGGCCCCCGTCCGGTCCAGTCGACGCCGAAGCCCAAGCGGCAGCAGGCCGAGGCCATCGACCTGCTCGACGCCTCGTCCGACGCGCTGGCCAAGCGCCTCCTGCCGGTCGCGGGCGGCGTGGGCGTCCTCGCGATCATCCTGCTGATCATCCGGTTCGCCCGCCGCTGA
- a CDS encoding CaiB/BaiF CoA transferase family protein produces the protein MTTGPLAGLRVLEMGTIIAGPFAARILGDYGADVIKIEPPGRPDPLRDWGQGEYRGQHFMWTVIGRNKRCITLDPRTGRGREIFLELVARTDVIVENFRPGTLERWGLGFDVLSEANPGLILGRVSGYGQTGPYASKPGYASVAEAVSGMRSINGFPGEAPPRMAVSLGDSLAGMVAVQGVLAALYSRSVTGKGQVVDIAITEACLSVLESSIPEYDKLGAVRRPGGTKLDGIAPSNIYRSSDGLWMVVAANQDTVFGRLCEAMGRPELATDEKFVDHLARGRNQDEIDGIVADWVAARPAAEVREILDGAGVIVGPVNTIAEVVTDEQFLARDMIVAHHDERLDEDVLGPGVVPTFAGTPASVRRAGPALGADNHEVYAELGISDAELEELTTAGTI, from the coding sequence ATGACGACGGGACCGCTCGCGGGGCTGCGGGTGCTGGAGATGGGCACGATCATCGCCGGGCCGTTCGCGGCCCGGATCCTCGGCGACTACGGCGCCGACGTGATCAAGATCGAGCCGCCGGGTCGCCCCGACCCGCTCCGTGACTGGGGGCAGGGGGAGTACCGGGGGCAGCACTTCATGTGGACCGTCATCGGCCGCAACAAGCGCTGCATCACCCTCGATCCGCGGACCGGTCGTGGCCGCGAGATCTTCCTCGAGCTGGTGGCGCGCACGGACGTGATCGTCGAGAACTTCCGCCCCGGGACGCTCGAGCGCTGGGGCCTCGGGTTCGACGTGCTCAGCGAGGCCAACCCGGGCCTGATCCTCGGGCGCGTGTCCGGCTACGGCCAGACCGGCCCGTACGCCTCGAAGCCGGGCTACGCCTCGGTGGCCGAGGCGGTCAGCGGGATGCGCAGCATCAACGGCTTCCCCGGGGAGGCGCCGCCGCGCATGGCGGTCTCCCTGGGCGACTCGCTGGCCGGGATGGTCGCCGTGCAGGGGGTGCTCGCCGCGCTGTACTCGCGGTCGGTGACCGGGAAGGGCCAGGTCGTCGACATCGCGATCACCGAGGCCTGCCTGTCGGTGCTGGAGTCGTCGATCCCCGAGTACGACAAGCTCGGCGCCGTGCGCCGCCCGGGCGGCACGAAGCTCGACGGCATCGCGCCGTCGAACATCTACCGGTCCTCCGACGGGCTCTGGATGGTCGTCGCGGCCAACCAGGACACGGTGTTCGGGCGGCTCTGCGAGGCCATGGGCCGCCCCGAGCTCGCGACCGACGAGAAGTTCGTGGACCACCTCGCCCGCGGCCGCAACCAGGATGAGATCGACGGGATCGTCGCCGACTGGGTCGCCGCGCGACCTGCCGCCGAGGTGCGCGAGATCCTCGACGGGGCCGGCGTCATCGTCGGGCCGGTGAACACGATCGCCGAGGTGGTCACCGACGAGCAGTTCCTGGCCCGCGACATGATCGTCGCCCACCACGACGAGCGCCTCGACGAGGACGTGCTCGGCCCCGGCGTCGTCCCCACCTTCGCCGGCACGCCGGCATCCGTCCGCCGTGCCGGTCCGGCCCTCGGCGCGGACAACCACGAGGTCTACGCGGAGCTCGGCATCTCCGACGCGGAGCTCGAGGAGCTCACGACCGCGGGCACGATCTGA
- a CDS encoding P1 family peptidase: protein MRVGHARRLGDGALTGTTVILPDPAGAVAGVDVRGGGPGTRETDALDPRTLVDRVHAVVLSGGSAYGLAAATGVMDTLGAAGVGFPVGGPGEVVPIVPAAVVFDLGRGGDFRARPDAALGAEALAAATDSWADGVVGAGTGTLVGGLKGGVGTATETTDAGEVTALVVVNAAGSAVDPRTGELWAARHLTAADRTPPPLPDDRSGLLERLAAAAAPPTLNTTIGVVWTDATLTVAQCSKLAAVGHDGLARAIRPVHGMTDGDTLFGLATTTRPAPDLAGLQALLTAGADAVTRAVGNAVLAAESVGGFRCYADVVADAERSGAGPGRTDG, encoded by the coding sequence ATGCGCGTCGGCCACGCCCGGCGCCTCGGCGACGGCGCCCTCACCGGCACCACCGTGATCCTCCCCGACCCCGCAGGCGCCGTCGCGGGTGTGGACGTCCGCGGCGGCGGGCCGGGCACCCGCGAGACCGACGCACTCGACCCCCGGACGCTCGTCGACCGCGTCCACGCGGTGGTCCTGTCCGGCGGGTCGGCCTACGGGCTCGCCGCCGCGACGGGCGTGATGGACACGCTGGGCGCCGCGGGGGTGGGGTTCCCGGTGGGCGGGCCGGGCGAGGTGGTCCCGATCGTGCCCGCGGCCGTCGTCTTCGACCTCGGCCGCGGCGGTGACTTCCGCGCCCGTCCCGACGCCGCCCTGGGGGCCGAGGCCCTCGCGGCGGCGACCGACTCCTGGGCCGACGGCGTCGTCGGCGCCGGCACCGGGACGCTCGTCGGCGGGCTCAAGGGCGGCGTCGGCACGGCGACGGAGACGACCGACGCGGGCGAGGTGACCGCGCTCGTCGTCGTGAACGCGGCCGGGTCGGCGGTCGACCCGCGGACCGGGGAGCTGTGGGCGGCCCGGCACCTCACCGCCGCCGATCGGACGCCACCGCCCCTTCCCGACGACCGGTCGGGTCTGCTCGAGCGGCTGGCCGCGGCCGCCGCGCCGCCGACGCTGAACACCACGATCGGCGTGGTGTGGACCGACGCCACGCTCACCGTGGCGCAGTGCTCGAAGCTCGCCGCGGTCGGCCACGACGGGCTCGCGCGGGCGATCCGTCCGGTGCACGGGATGACCGACGGCGACACGCTGTTCGGGCTCGCGACGACCACCCGACCGGCCCCGGACCTCGCCGGGCTGCAGGCGCTCCTGACGGCGGGGGCGGACGCCGTGACCCGGGCGGTGGGGAACGCGGTGCTCGCGGCGGAGTCCGTCGGCGGGTTCCGCTGCTACGCGGACGTGGTGGCGGACGCGGAGCGCAGCGGAGCCGGACCCGGGCGGACCGACGGATGA
- a CDS encoding endonuclease/exonuclease/phosphatase family protein has protein sequence MATWNLWWRFGEADRRRPAVLETLRALDADVIGLQEVWSRDGEDLASGLAAELGMHAVFGASPDASSWTSRLPADADCGIGNAVLARWPVHPLHLEGLCGTGRVLLGTTVDTPVGSWHVQSAHLTSSASGSAVRCEQVRVIARHVVSAPPTDLPPLVLGDFNAEAASDEMRLVEGHLTAPAEPGLVLVNTRRWAADPDEPTWSPANPYVAPSGSPPSRIDHVLVGAGRGSVPLRVGDVALFGDGPASDGVWPSDHHGVVVDLEVADRA, from the coding sequence GTGGCCACCTGGAACCTGTGGTGGCGGTTCGGGGAGGCCGACCGGCGCCGGCCGGCCGTGCTGGAGACGCTCCGGGCGCTCGACGCCGACGTGATCGGCCTGCAGGAGGTGTGGTCGCGCGACGGCGAGGACCTGGCGAGCGGGCTCGCGGCCGAGCTCGGGATGCACGCCGTCTTCGGGGCGTCGCCCGACGCGTCGTCGTGGACCTCGCGGCTCCCGGCGGACGCGGACTGCGGGATCGGCAACGCCGTCCTCGCCCGGTGGCCGGTGCACCCGTTGCACCTCGAGGGGCTGTGCGGCACGGGACGGGTGCTGCTGGGGACCACCGTCGACACCCCGGTCGGGTCGTGGCACGTCCAGTCCGCGCACCTGACGTCGTCGGCGAGCGGGTCCGCGGTGCGCTGCGAGCAGGTGCGGGTGATCGCGCGGCACGTGGTGTCGGCCCCGCCCACCGACCTGCCCCCGCTCGTGCTCGGCGACTTCAACGCGGAGGCCGCCTCCGACGAGATGCGCCTCGTAGAGGGGCACCTGACGGCGCCGGCCGAGCCGGGGCTGGTGCTCGTGAACACCCGCCGGTGGGCCGCCGACCCCGACGAGCCGACCTGGTCCCCGGCGAACCCCTACGTCGCCCCGAGCGGCTCCCCGCCGTCGCGCATCGACCACGTGCTGGTCGGGGCCGGGCGGGGGAGCGTGCCGCTGCGGGTGGGCGACGTGGCGCTCTTCGGCGACGGCCCGGCCTCCGACGGGGTCTGGCCGTCGGACCACCACGGCGTGGTGGTGGACCTCGAGGTGGCCGACCGTGCGTGA
- a CDS encoding helix-turn-helix domain-containing protein: protein MRDVHAWRRVASGAALILPDGCLDVIVRPDGEAVVAGPDAVAREHVGDGAYRGVRFSHGLGPLVLGVPADELVDRTVPLADVVGRVPDVGSWLRSRLRDLPDDERWAAAVFDASARGVPVAAIADRLGWSARTLHRRCRTRFGYGPQHLHRVLRLRRALTRRRDGSGWAAVAAEVGYVDQQHLARETRALTGRSPSALGR from the coding sequence GTGCGTGACGTCCACGCCTGGCGCCGCGTGGCGTCCGGGGCGGCGCTGATCCTCCCGGACGGCTGCCTCGACGTGATCGTCCGTCCCGACGGCGAGGCGGTCGTCGCGGGCCCGGACGCCGTCGCCCGTGAACACGTCGGCGACGGCGCCTACCGGGGGGTGCGCTTCTCCCACGGCCTCGGGCCGCTGGTGCTCGGGGTGCCCGCGGACGAGCTGGTGGACCGGACGGTGCCGCTCGCGGACGTGGTCGGGCGGGTTCCCGACGTCGGGTCCTGGCTGCGGTCGCGCCTGCGGGACCTTCCCGACGACGAGCGGTGGGCGGCGGCCGTGTTCGACGCGTCGGCCCGCGGGGTGCCCGTCGCCGCGATCGCCGACCGCCTGGGCTGGTCCGCCCGCACGCTGCACCGCCGGTGCCGGACCCGCTTCGGCTACGGGCCGCAGCACCTCCACCGCGTCCTGCGGCTCCGACGCGCCCTCACCCGTCGTCGGGACGGCAGCGGGTGGGCGGCCGTGGCGGCGGAGGTCGGGTACGTCGACCAGCAGCACCTGGCCCGCGAGACCCGGGCGCTCACGGGACGGTCGCCGTCGGCGCTGGGCAGATGA
- a CDS encoding VOC family protein — MQPAPSAVGIVVSDMAASLAFYRALGLEVPDEPAPHVEIPFGGLRLLLDTEETVASFDPSFTPPTGNGRVGLALECGSPAEVDAAYERLVDAGYRGHLAPFDAFWGQRYAAVLDPDGVGVDLFAASS, encoded by the coding sequence ATGCAGCCCGCACCCTCGGCCGTCGGGATCGTCGTCTCCGACATGGCCGCCTCGCTCGCCTTCTACCGCGCCCTGGGGCTGGAGGTGCCCGACGAACCCGCCCCGCACGTGGAGATCCCGTTCGGCGGCCTGCGGCTGTTGCTCGACACCGAGGAGACCGTGGCGTCGTTCGATCCGTCGTTCACGCCGCCGACGGGCAACGGACGGGTGGGGCTGGCGCTGGAGTGCGGTTCCCCCGCCGAGGTCGACGCGGCCTACGAGCGGCTGGTCGATGCCGGGTATCGCGGCCACCTGGCGCCGTTCGACGCGTTCTGGGGTCAGCGGTACGCCGCCGTGCTCGACCCGGACGGGGTCGGCGTCGACCTCTTCGCCGCGTCGTCCTGA
- a CDS encoding DNA-3-methyladenine glycosylase family protein has protein sequence MAWEARAVTATGSWIHRTHALGFTAPLCPDNLWGHLVATAVPGVEEWFAGAYRRTLALPGGPAVVSLPPPVDGAVHAELRLSVPDDEPEGVRLARRLLDLDADPVAIDGHLRRDPVLTPLVDAAPGRRVPGSPDPDEFAVRAVLGQQVSTAAARTHASRLVRDHGTPLPAGLAPEGSSLTHLFPTPHQLTALTDDELGMPASRKRTLHGLVAALAEGRVDLHGPDAREQLGALRGIGPWTVDSVAMRSLADPDAFLPSDLGIRVAARELGLPERDRDLIVRAEAWRPYRAYATQYLWAALDHAVNTMPA, from the coding sequence ATGGCGTGGGAGGCTAGGGCGGTGACGGCGACGGGGTCGTGGATCCATCGGACACACGCCCTCGGATTCACCGCGCCGCTGTGCCCGGACAACCTCTGGGGACACCTGGTGGCCACCGCCGTGCCGGGCGTCGAGGAGTGGTTCGCCGGGGCCTACCGGCGCACCCTGGCGCTGCCGGGCGGACCCGCCGTCGTGAGCCTCCCTCCGCCGGTCGACGGCGCGGTGCACGCCGAGCTGCGACTCTCCGTTCCCGACGACGAGCCGGAGGGGGTCCGGCTCGCCCGGCGCCTCCTCGACCTCGACGCCGACCCGGTCGCGATCGACGGGCATCTGCGACGCGATCCCGTGCTCACCCCGCTCGTCGACGCGGCACCCGGTCGGCGGGTGCCGGGCAGCCCCGACCCCGACGAGTTCGCGGTCCGCGCGGTGCTGGGCCAGCAGGTCTCCACCGCGGCCGCCCGCACCCACGCCTCCCGCCTCGTGCGCGACCACGGCACCCCGCTGCCGGCGGGCCTGGCGCCGGAGGGCTCGTCGCTGACCCACCTCTTCCCGACCCCGCACCAGCTCACCGCCCTCACCGACGACGAGCTGGGCATGCCGGCGAGCCGGAAGCGCACGTTGCACGGGCTGGTCGCCGCGCTGGCCGAGGGCCGCGTCGACCTGCACGGACCCGACGCCCGCGAGCAGCTCGGGGCGCTGCGGGGGATCGGGCCGTGGACGGTCGACTCCGTCGCGATGCGGTCCCTCGCCGACCCGGACGCCTTCCTGCCCTCCGACCTCGGCATCCGGGTGGCCGCCCGGGAGCTGGGCCTCCCCGAGCGCGACCGCGACCTGATCGTCCGCGCCGAGGCGTGGCGGCCCTACCGCGCCTACGCGACGCAGTACCTGTGGGCCGCCCTCGACCACGCGGTCAACACCATGCCCGCCTAG